From the genome of Persephonella sp.:
TGGAGAAATGCTGATCTTGATGTTTATTTTGATTTTTTAGAGGAAAACGATTTTCAAGATGAAATACTTGATACTAACTACCGAAGCACACCACAGCTTATTGAGTTTTTTAATAGATTATTTTCGGATACACAAATTTTAGAGCATATCAAAGAAGAATTCAGAAAACCTGTTAAACCTTCAAAAGAGGATTTTATAACAGACCCAGCAGTAAAACTGATTAGCATAAAAGATACCCCTGAAAAACAAGAAGTTACAGCAGAGACATTCGCAACAGCAAAAATTATAAATCAACTTGTTTCAAATGGAAGATATGATTACAAAGATATATCTATCTTATTTGACCGAAATGATGATATTAATGAATTTTTAAATATATCCAATCAACTTGGTATCCCTGCAGTTTCTCTGGCAAATATCAGATATTCACAGCTACCTGAAATAAGACTATTGATAGATTGTTTAAGATTTATCGAAAATCCAGAAGATAGCCTTGTGACAACCTGTATTCTAAAATCCCCTGTTGTTATGGCTTCAGATGAAGAGATTTATAAAAATGGTTTAGAGTCTGAGCATAGATTTTTTAGATTATTAAAGGAGCTGTCAGACCAAAAATATAAATTATCCGTGGAGCAAATTATAGACAAGATTTTTCAGGAATCCCCATTTCTTGAAATGTTTTCTGTTATGGAAGATGGCCTGCAGAAAGTAAAAAATCTCAAGATGGTCAAAACACTGGCAAAGAAAAAAACATTTGATAATCTTTCTCTGCAGGAATTTATCAGATTTTTAGAAGAATATTCATCAACTCCTATTGATTATGAAGATAATGCCGTTCAACTGATGACAATGCACAAATCAAAAGGCTTGCAAAACAAGATTATTATTATCCCTCTAATATGGAAAGATTTTAATCTAAAACTTTTTGGAAATGTCCATATATATGATGGAGAGCCTCTTATTTATTTATCAAAGGCGAAAAGCAGACTACTAAACGATAAAAGTGTGGAAAAGCTTATCAAAGATAAGATACTGCATGAAAAAATCAGACTGTTTTATGTTGCAGCCACAAGAGCACAGGAGCAACTTATATTTGTTTCAGCAAGGGACAAAAGCCGTTCAATCTCCATATTATCTTTAATAGATGAGTTTTTACCTGATAAAACAGGTATACATCAAGAGGAAATCAGATATCAGGATATAATCCCTGAAGGCAAAGTCCAACAAACAGAACCTATTGATTTACAGCAGTTAAAAGAGATAGAAGAAAAAGAGAAAAAAATAAAAAATATGAGTTTTGATAAAGAAAGGTTTACTTCAGTAACGAAACTGATGGAGGAGGATAAAAAAGAGATTAGCCTCGGGAAAAAATCAGAAGAAAATCTGGGAATATATATTGGAATTTTGACCCATGAAGTTTTGGAAGATTTAGATTTTGAAAACTTTTCCTATGAAGATATTGAAAAGCTTATAGAGCAGAAAAGAAATATTGTGCCCCAGCATATTCAGGAAAAGGTCGTTTGGCAAGTTAAAATCCTTTTAGAAAAATTTGAAAATTCCAATATTCATATTGAATTAAAAAATAGCCAGATACTTTTCAGGGAATTACCTTTTACATTAAAAGACAACTCTTTATTTGTAGAAGGCAGAATAGATATAGTTTATGAGAAAAATGGAGATATTTGCATAATGGATTTTAAAACCAATAGATATGAAACATCTGAGGAGGAGAGAAAAATTATTAACCAGTATCAAAAACAGAAGGAATATTACCTAAAGGCGATTAGCAGGCTTTTCCCGGATAGAAATATTAATTTCAAGCTGGGACTTTTATGGACGGATAAAATTATATTAATATAATAAAAAATTTATTAAAACTGTCCGATAATATTGTTATAAATTAACTTTAGGAAGGACAGATGAAGAAGAAAATAATTTTAGCGTTTTGCGGGGCTTTATTATCGGGAAATGTTTTTGCCGGACAAGAAAGTATACTTTCCCTTATGAAAAAATATGAAGAAGCTTCAGAT
Proteins encoded in this window:
- a CDS encoding UvrD-helicase domain-containing protein, encoding MPNINYIASAGTGKTYKLVELVIDKVLKEDIPLKNMLILTFSEKAATEIKDRIAKRIKELLSGNTLNKEEKVRLHRQLIFLDNSYIGTFHSVFLRFLKRFPEKSKIDNSFSILSEGQTDQLLELLFDKWIEADFENDKDRWEEILGLFEGKISLVKKFLKILYNNRLKLKFTHIDLENQKQEIDKIKKQIFEAKEEFIKSPFYEILKNAEKEYPQASKLSLSDVLNSIENDTITSLNIKGNKSFIKQRISRDVPEDLKKELKQISQDPEFVQLQDSLLGLIEEYQQEISDYRANLILSKFYQFLEFVEKEKSEKKIIDFDDILQKTLELFEDEEVAQYLKNQFNYIFVDEFQDTDKIQTEILKRISDHNIYVFGDPKQCIYTWRNADLDVYFDFLEENDFQDEILDTNYRSTPQLIEFFNRLFSDTQILEHIKEEFRKPVKPSKEDFITDPAVKLISIKDTPEKQEVTAETFATAKIINQLVSNGRYDYKDISILFDRNDDINEFLNISNQLGIPAVSLANIRYSQLPEIRLLIDCLRFIENPEDSLVTTCILKSPVVMASDEEIYKNGLESEHRFFRLLKELSDQKYKLSVEQIIDKIFQESPFLEMFSVMEDGLQKVKNLKMVKTLAKKKTFDNLSLQEFIRFLEEYSSTPIDYEDNAVQLMTMHKSKGLQNKIIIIPLIWKDFNLKLFGNVHIYDGEPLIYLSKAKSRLLNDKSVEKLIKDKILHEKIRLFYVAATRAQEQLIFVSARDKSRSISILSLIDEFLPDKTGIHQEEIRYQDIIPEGKVQQTEPIDLQQLKEIEEKEKKIKNMSFDKERFTSVTKLMEEDKKEISLGKKSEENLGIYIGILTHEVLEDLDFENFSYEDIEKLIEQKRNIVPQHIQEKVVWQVKILLEKFENSNIHIELKNSQILFRELPFTLKDNSLFVEGRIDIVYEKNGDICIMDFKTNRYETSEEERKIINQYQKQKEYYLKAISRLFPDRNINFKLGLLWTDKIILI